The Vitis vinifera cultivar Pinot Noir 40024 chromosome 12, ASM3070453v1 genome has a segment encoding these proteins:
- the LOC104881071 gene encoding putative disease resistance RPP13-like protein 1, translating into MAGAGKTTLAQLLYKDERVKKHFPLKAWLELEESLGDQKLLLVLDDVWDEGCMECDQLRTPLVAAGQGSKVVVTTRSKGVATVMHAVQTYPLGELSPKDYWSLFTKFAFEDCGQVPWFAFSSKST; encoded by the exons ATGGCTGGCGCAGGCAAGACCACACTGGCTCAGCTCCTCTATAAAGATGAGAGAGTGAAGAAACACTTCCCCTTGAAAGCGTGG CTTGAACTGGAAGAGAGCCTTGGTGACCAGAAGCTTCTGCTTGTTCTTGATGATGTTTGGGATGAAGGTTGCATGGAATGTGATCAGTTACGTACTCCACTTGTAGCTGCTGGGCAGGGCAGCAAGGTTGTTGTGACTACTCGGAGTAAAGGTGTTGCAACAGTCATGCATGCAGTTCAGACTTATCCTCTTGGAGAATTATCCCCAAAAGATTACTGGTCCCTATTTACAAAATTTGCGTTTGAAGATTGTGGACAAGTGCCATGGTTTGCCTTTAGCAGTAAAAGCACTTGA
- the LOC100261181 gene encoding LOW QUALITY PROTEIN: cytochrome P450 CYP82D47 (The sequence of the model RefSeq protein was modified relative to this genomic sequence to represent the inferred CDS: inserted 1 base in 1 codon; substituted 1 base at 1 genomic stop codon) has product MLTAATLLIKILANYNKINIINLHNVWKHLRIQESAATEAVLEKIPTPTLALQGTNNVLNVHLMGLFWGWCFGIITGEVRLLLTRVRAWPPPEPSGAWPFIGHLHLLQGKXPVFRTLGAMGDKLGPVFVIGLGVYRALVVSNHEAVKECFTTNDKVFASRPSPSAAKILGYNYAAFGFAPYGPFWREMQKLSLLEILSTRRLSDLMHVQVSELQAVIKDLYILGKDNKWVNSKRVVMSEWFEHLTFNVVLTMIAGKRYFNDVVHGGEEARSAIAAIKKFMSLSGAFVASDVIPFLEWVDLQGHLSSMKLVAKELDSLIESWVEEHRGRLNREASSRLDLIDVMLTMLKGASLFHYSRETIIKATVVNIIVGGTDTTSITSTWLLSALLNNRHVMKHAQEELDLKVGRDRWVEQSDIQNLVYLKAIVKETLRLYTTAPLSVPHEAMEDFHVGGYHIPKGTRLLVNAWKLHRDPAVWSNPEEFQPERFLTSHATIDVVGQHFELIPFGSGRRSCPGINLALQMLHLTIARLLQXFDMATPSNSPVDMTEGISITMPKVTPLEVMLTPAFVLNFTSAT; this is encoded by the exons ATGTTGACTGCAGCGACATTATTGATCAAAATCCTTGCCAACTACAACAAGATCAACATAATAAATCTGCACAACGTCTGGAAGCACCTACGCATCCAAGAATCCGCTGCAACAGAAGCTGTCTTAGAAAAAATTCCAACTCCTACATTGGCTCTTCAAGGAACTAATAATGTGTTAAATGTGCACCTCATG GGCTTATTCTGGGGTTGGTGTTTTGGTATAATCACTGGAGAGGTAAGACTCTTACTCACAAGAGTAAGGGCATGGCCCCCCCCGGAGCCCTCCGGTGCCTGGCCATTTATAGGTCACCTGCACCTACTACAAGGAA TCCCAGTTTTCCGAACCCTTGGAGCCATGGGTGATAAGCTTGGTCCTGTGTTTGTGATCGGGCTTGGAGTGTACCGAGCACTTGTGGTGAGTAATCATGAGGCTGTTAAAGAATGTTTCACTACCAACGACAAGGTTTTTGCCTCACGCCCAAGTCCTAGTGCAGCCAAGATCCTAGGGTACAACTATGCCGCATTCGGCTTTGCTCCTTATGGACCTTTTTGGCGTGAGATGCAGAAGCTATCACTGCTGGAAATTCTCTCCACCCGTCGCCTCAGTGACTTGATGCATGTGCAGGTTTCGGAATTGCAAGCTGTCATCAAAGATTTGTACATACTTGGCAAAGATAACAAATGGGTGAATTCAAAAAGGGTGGTGATGAGTGAGTGGTTTGAACACCTGACCTTCAATGTAGTCCTGACGATGATTGCGGGGAAGAGATATTTTAACGACGTTGTCCATGGGGGTGAGGAAGCAAGGTCTGCTATAGCAGCAATTAAGAAATTCATGTCTCTATCTGGGGCCTTTGTGGCATCAGATGTGATCCCATTTCTTGAATGGGTGGATTTACAAGGCCATTTGTCCTCTATGAAACTTGTTGCAAAGGAATTGGACTCACTTATAGAAAGTTGGGTAGAAGAACATAGAGGGAGGCTCAACCGTGAGGCCAGCAGTAGGCTGGACCTCATAGACGTCATGCTAACAATGCTCAAAGGCGCTTCCCTGTTTCACTACTCACGCGAGACTATTATCAAGGCAACAGTAGtg AACATAATCGTGGGGGGCACTGATACCACTTCTATTACCTCTACATGGCTCCTGTCTGCATTGTTGAACAATAGACATGTTATGAAGCATGCTCAGGAAGAGCTAGACTTAAAAGTTGGTAGAGACAGATGGGTGGAACAATCAGATATCCAGAACCTAGTTTACCTTAAGGCTATTGTTAAGGAAACCCTAAGGCTATACACAACAGCTCCCCTATCAGTACCACACGAGGCAATGGAAGACTTCCATGTTGGTGGCTATCACATTCCCAAAGGCACCCGCTTGCTGGTCAATGCATGGAAGTTGCACCGAGATCCTGCTGTTTGGTCTAACCCTGAAGAGTTTCAGCCAGAGAGGTTTTTGACAAGCCATGCAACTATAGATGTTGTTGGCCAGCATTTTGAGTTAATCCCATTTGGTTCTGGCAGAAGATCTTGCCCAGGAATCAATTTGGCCTTACAAATGTTACACCTGACAATTGCTCGGTTGCTTCAATGATTTGACATGGCTACACCATCAAATTCTCCAGTGGACATGACAGAAGGGATAAGTATCACCATGCCTAAGGTCACTCCACTGGAAGTTATGCTTACCCCTGCCTTTGTGCTGAACTTTACTAGTGCTACATAA
- the LOC100266388 gene encoding cytochrome P450 CYP82J17 translates to MDLPSHFLAIAGLILGLVLWYNHWRGKTLTHKSKGMSPPEPSGAWPFVGHLHLLQGKVPVFRTLGAMADKVGPVFVIRLGMYRALVVSNHEAAKECFTTNDKVFASRPSSSASKILGYNYVAFGLAPYGPLWREIRKLCMLEILSTRRLSDLMHVHVSELHAGIKDLYILGKDYNWVNPKKVVISEWFEHLNFNVVLRMVAGKRYFNNVVHGGEEAGSATAVIKKLVPLAGAFVASDVIPFLEWVDLQGHLSSMKQVAKEMDSVLESWVEEHTGRLNSEASSRQDFIDIMLTKLKDASLFGYSRETIIKATVMMLIVAGSDTTSITSTWLLSALLNNRHVMKHAQEELDLKVGRDRWVEQSDIQNLVYLKAIVKETLRLYPAVPLLVPHEAMEDCHVGGYHIPKGTRLLVNAWKLHRDPAVWSNPEEFQPERFLTSHATVDVLGQNFELIPFGSGRRSCPGINMALQMLHLTIAQLLQGFDMATPSNSPVDMAEAISITMPKLTPLEVMLTPRLPAELY, encoded by the exons ATGGATTTGCCTTCTCATTTCCTAGCAATTGCAGGGCTTATTCTGGGGTTGGTGTTATGGTATAATCACTGGAGAGGTAAGACTCTTACTCACAAGAGTAAGGGAATGTCCCCCCCGGAGCCCTCCGGTGCCTGGCCATTTGTAGGTCACCTGCACCTACTACAAGGCAAAGTCCCAGTTTTCCGAACCCTTGGAGCCATGGCTGACAAGGTTGGTCCTGTGTTTGTGATCCGGCTTGGAATGTACCGAGCCCTTGTGGTGAGTAATCATGAGGCTGCTAAAGAATGCTTCACTACCAACGACAAGGTTTTCGCATCACGCCCAAGTTCTAGTGCATCCAAGATCCTAGGCTACAACTATGTCGCATTCGGCCTTGCTCCTTATGGACCTCTTTGGCGTGAGATACGGAAGCTATGCATGCTGGAAATTCTCTCCACCCGTCGCCTCAGTGACTTGATGCATGTGCATGTTTCCGAATTGCATGCTGGCATCAAAGACTTGTACATACTTGGCAAAGATTACAACTGGGTGAATCCAAAAAAAGTGGTGATTAGTGAGTGGTTTGAACACCTGAACTTCAATGTAGTCCTGAGGATGGTTGCGGGGAAGAGATATTTTAACAACGTCGTGCATGGGGGTGAGGAAGCGGGGTCTGCTACAGCAGTAATTAAGAAACTCGTGCCTCTAGCTGGGGCCTTTGTGGCATCAGATGTGATCCCATTTCTTGAATGGGTGGATTTACAAGGCCATTTGTCCTCTATGAAACAagttgcaaaggaaatggactCAGTTCTAGAAAGCTGGGTAGAAGAACATACAGGGAGGCTCAACAGTGAGGCCAGCAGTAGGCAGGACTTCATAGACATCATGCTAACCAAGCTCAAAGATGCTTCCCTGTTTGGCTACTCGCGCGAGACTATCATCAAAGCAACAGTAAtg ATGTTGATCGTGGCAGGCTCTGACACCACTTCTATTACCTCCACATGGCTCCTGTCTGCATTGTTGAACAATAGACATGTTATGAAGCATGCTCAGGAGGAGCTAGACTTAAAAGTTGGTAGAGATAGATGGGTGGAACAATCAGATATCCAGAACCTAGTTTATCTTAAGGCTATTGTTAAGGAAACACTAAGGCTATACCCAGCAGTTCCCCTATTAGTACCACACGAGGCAATGGAAGACTGTCATGTTGGTGGGTATCACATTCCCAAAGGCACCCGCTTGCTAGTCAATGCATGGAAGTTGCACCGAGATCCTGCTGTTTGGTCTAACCCTGAAGAGTTTCAGCCAGAGAGGTTTCTGACAAGCCATGCAACTGTAGATGTTTTAGGCCAGAATTTTGAGTTAATCCCATTTGGTTCTGGTAGAAGATCTTGCCCAGGAATCAATATGGCCTTACAAATGTTACACCTGACAATTGCTCAGTTGCTTCAAGGATTTGACATGGCTACACCATCAAATTCTCCGGTGGACATGGCAGAAGCGATAAGTATCACCATGCCTAAACTCACTCCGCTGGAAGTTATGCTCACCCCCCGCCTTCCTGCTGAACTTTACTAG